DNA sequence from the Synechococcus sp. MU1617 genome:
TTGGCTGAGGCCATTGGCAGCGTGATCGTTGTCATGGCGCTAGTGACAGCAGCACCGCAGGCCCAGAGATCCGAGCAGGCATGCAGGGCCGTCAGCCGGCCGTTAAGCCAGGGGTCACTCACCAGGGCCGGAAAGCCATCCATGCTCTGAAGCAGCTCTTCACTGCCGGGAAGAGAGGCGGCGTCTTCGGGCTGTCCCCCCAGCCCCACTTGCTCCAGTGCTGCGGCCAGGGGTTGGGCCGCCAGCTTGGCTGCGCAGCCCCGGCAGGCCATCGGGGCTGCATCGGCCATGGACGCCGGCTGCAGAAATCCAGCCATGAAGGCGCGATCGATGCGTTGCTTCAGGCGCCAGAGCAGAGGGGATGGCCCCAGTCGCCAGCTACCCCACCGCGCCCAGGCGGCATCTTCATGACTGCCGATCAGTTGCAGTGCTTGGCGTTGTGGGTGCCAGGGGCGCACGGGTTGGCCCTGGCAGACCGCTTCCAGATTGGTGGCCAAGGGGCGTCCGGCGCGTACTGCCCATACCCCTGATGCCGGGCGGGGTGATGCGCTGATCACGGCACAGTCGCCGCTGGCGAACAGGGATGGATGGTCTTCCACCCTCAGGTAGCGATCGGTGCGGATCCGGCCATTGGGATCCAGCGGTAGGCCGGTCGTCGTCAGCCAGTCAGGCCCCTGGCTTCCTGTGCAGAGCAGGTTGGGACCACTGTCTGGAGTGTCGTTCTCGATCAATGCGATCCGGGCCCGTTGCAGCACCTCTTGGATGCCTGGATCGAGCTGGCCGCTGCGCTGTTGCAGTTGCAACTCTCGCTGCGGCCAGCGGCGTCGCAGTGCCAGGACGACTTCCAGGCCGGCAGCTCCCGCTCCGATCACCCGCAGGGGCTTCGGATCAGCTGAATTTTCGCTTTCGAGAAAGGCGAGCGACGCTTCCAAGGGCTTGATTGGGATCCCAGCGGCGCTTGGTCGGCTCACGGATCCCACGTCCAGGCTGAGCCAATTGAAGTGAAGTGCAGGCCGATCGCGCAGCCTCAGACATTTGGCCTGAGGGTTCAATCCCGTGATTTCCGCTTCCACGAAGGCCACCCCGGCCCGGTCACAGAGCTGGCGCAGGTCGATGGCGAGCTCGTCTCGCTTGTAGAGGTCGGCGATCAACCCTGGCACCATCCCGGAATACAGGACTGTGCTGGTCCGGTTGACCAGCGTGATGCTGTGCTGTGGGCGTCGCTCCGGCCGCATGGCCCAGCGTTTGAGTAGAAGCGCATGGCTGTGTCCGCCGCCGGCCAAAATCAGCCCACCAGCTGCAGTCATGGGTTGGGCCGATACCCCGTTGGATTGGCCTGCTGCCAGGCCCAGCCATCACGGCACATCTCCTCCAGGCTTCGGCGGGCGCTCCAACCGAGCACGGTTTGCGCGGTCTGGGGGCAGGCCTCCAGGCGGGGCACATCGCCGGGTCGACGCTCCACCACCTCGTAGGGGATGGTCAGTCCTGTGGCCTGTTCGAAGCCGTGCACCACGTCCAGCACGCTTAGTCCACGGCCGGTGCCGATGTTGAGCGTCAAGGGCTCGGACGCTTGGCGTTTGAACAAGTGGTCAAGGGCCATGCCATGGGCTTCGGCCAGATCCATCACATGTAAGTAGTCGCGGATGCCTGTGCCATCCGGTGTGGGGTAGTCCTGGCCGAAGACGCGCAATCGCTCGCGGCGTCCTGCCGCCACCTGCGTGATGAAGGGGAACAGGTTGTTGGGAATGCCCAGCGGGTCTTCACCGATTCGTCCACTGGGGTGTGCGCCGACGGGATTGAAATAACGCAGGCAGGCCACCTGCCAGGAGCCCGAGCGGCAGAGGGCAGCCAGCATCTGTTCCACTGCCACTTTGGTCTGGGCATAGGGGTGCACTGGCGCCGTTGGCATGTTTTCCAGCAATGGGAATGTCTCGGGTTCTCCGTAGGCGGTGGATGTGCTGCTGAAGACCAGGGTTCGGCATCCATGGCGCTCCATCGCTGCAGCAAGAACGCGGCTGCCGTTCACATTCACATCCCAGTACAGGAGTGGGTTGGCGACCGATTCCCCAACGGCTTTTAGTCCGGCGAAATGAATCACGCCATCCACGCTTCCGGCCGTGCTGAACGCCTGATCCACGGCGCTGGGGTTGCGCACGTCCCCCTCCACCAGGGTCAGCTGGGTTGAATCCGCCAGCTCCTGCACCCGCCGCAGAGCTTCGGGACTGCTGTTGTCGAAACTGTCCAGCACCACAAGCTCATGGCCCTGTTCCAGCAGCACAAGGCAGGTGTGACTCCCAATAAATCCGGCACCGCCGGTGATGAGGAAGCGCCGGCCCATGTCGTCATCCGTTTTGATCTGATGATTCTGAATCAGCTTGCATGCAAAAGGCTGACGCCTTAAGCGATTCAACCTAGTTTTCGCCCATTGCGCTGGGCTTGTGAATAGCGGAACAGTGGTTCCGGAGTTGCAGCGAACAATCGGTGCTGAGGGTCTGGCTCTGCTCGATCGCTTCAACTTGCTCAAGCCCTTGGTGGAGCAGATGGTGACCAGCCAGGCGATTGCGCACGTCGTGGTTTCCGAAGAGCAGTTGGAGCAGGCTCGGGTGGTCTTGCTCCAGCAGCGTGGGTTCGATGGCCTGGCTCAGTGGGCGGATCTGCTGGAGATGCTGGGCCGCAGCGAAGACGAGGTTCTTGAGCGTCTTCGCCACAGCATCCGCCGTCGCAGCTTGATGCGGGAGCGTTTCGCAGCCAAGGCGGAGGCCCGTTTCCTTGAACGAAAGAACGAACTGGATCAGGTGATTTACAGCCTGCTTCGCCTCGAGAACAGCTTTCTGGCCCGAGAGCTGTACCTGCAGATCGAATCCGGCGAATCCAACTTCGCTGACCTGGCCAGGCGCTACGCCGAGGGACCGGAACGCAACACCAACGGAATCGTCGGCCCCGTCTCCCTCACCCAGGCGCATCCGGTTTTGGTCGAGAAGCTGCGGGTCGCTCAGCCAGGCGTCCTGTTGGAACCCTTTCGGATCGCGGACTGGTGGCTGGTGGTGCGGATGGAGCGTTATGCGCCAGCGACATTCACCGATGAGGTCTCCGACCAGATGTGCCAGGAGATGTTCGACATCTGGGTTGACCAAGAAACCACCGCCAGCTTGAGCCAGCTGGGTTCCGAAACCTCAGAACCATCTTCCACCAGCGGCTTTATCGACTTCA
Encoded proteins:
- the selD gene encoding selenide, water dikinase SelD, with product MTAAGGLILAGGGHSHALLLKRWAMRPERRPQHSITLVNRTSTVLYSGMVPGLIADLYKRDELAIDLRQLCDRAGVAFVEAEITGLNPQAKCLRLRDRPALHFNWLSLDVGSVSRPSAAGIPIKPLEASLAFLESENSADPKPLRVIGAGAAGLEVVLALRRRWPQRELQLQQRSGQLDPGIQEVLQRARIALIENDTPDSGPNLLCTGSQGPDWLTTTGLPLDPNGRIRTDRYLRVEDHPSLFASGDCAVISASPRPASGVWAVRAGRPLATNLEAVCQGQPVRPWHPQRQALQLIGSHEDAAWARWGSWRLGPSPLLWRLKQRIDRAFMAGFLQPASMADAAPMACRGCAAKLAAQPLAAALEQVGLGGQPEDAASLPGSEELLQSMDGFPALVSDPWLNGRLTALHACSDLWACGAAVTSAMTTITLPMASANEQQELLVQTLAGIRSVLDEQGAELIGGHTMESRSASPVPASLGVQITLTVNGNSPKSPWLKTGMHPGDALLISRPLGTGVLFAGAMSGATKAADLDNALGTMAYSQHTLLEQLEPIREGIHACTDITGFGLLGHLGEMLQNSPELTVKLDGSAIPAYPGALELFERGVSSTLAPSNRAAWRWLEGPVQLKQHPSAALLELLVDPQTCGPLLLGCTAEAAAQLTQNGPWLQIGNATAAHG
- the galE gene encoding UDP-glucose 4-epimerase GalE; amino-acid sequence: MGRRFLITGGAGFIGSHTCLVLLEQGHELVVLDSFDNSSPEALRRVQELADSTQLTLVEGDVRNPSAVDQAFSTAGSVDGVIHFAGLKAVGESVANPLLYWDVNVNGSRVLAAAMERHGCRTLVFSSTSTAYGEPETFPLLENMPTAPVHPYAQTKVAVEQMLAALCRSGSWQVACLRYFNPVGAHPSGRIGEDPLGIPNNLFPFITQVAAGRRERLRVFGQDYPTPDGTGIRDYLHVMDLAEAHGMALDHLFKRQASEPLTLNIGTGRGLSVLDVVHGFEQATGLTIPYEVVERRPGDVPRLEACPQTAQTVLGWSARRSLEEMCRDGWAWQQANPTGYRPNP
- a CDS encoding peptidylprolyl isomerase; protein product: MNSGTVVPELQRTIGAEGLALLDRFNLLKPLVEQMVTSQAIAHVVVSEEQLEQARVVLLQQRGFDGLAQWADLLEMLGRSEDEVLERLRHSIRRRSLMRERFAAKAEARFLERKNELDQVIYSLLRLENSFLARELYLQIESGESNFADLARRYAEGPERNTNGIVGPVSLTQAHPVLVEKLRVAQPGVLLEPFRIADWWLVVRMERYAPATFTDEVSDQMCQEMFDIWVDQETTASLSQLGSETSEPSSTSGFIDFSISR